The genomic window ATTTCCTGCTTGTAGACCAGCACGTGCATGATCGGATAATCGCCGTACTTCTTGAAGTAGCGGGCGCATTCCGCCTTGGTATCGGGGAACAGCCGGTGCACCGATCCTTCGCGCACGCCCTCGAGCAATCTCTCCGGCGGATGCGGGTGGATCATCATGGCCAGCTCGCCGGCGATAAGCGCGTCCGGGGCGCTGGGCTCGTCGATGGTGGTCAGATTGGCCGCGTCGCGGCCCGGCCAGTCCACGAGCTCGGTGCTCATGGTCTGCCAGTCGAGTTCCTGCCACGGCACGCCGTATTCGAACGCGAGGTCGCCCTTGGCCAACACCGACATGGTGGTCTGAAAGCTGCGGCAGCACACCTTCCGGCCGATCAGATCGCTGGGCTTGTCGATGCCTGCGGCGGTGCTGACGAACATGTGGTTCTGGCTGAACAGGCGGCGTGGGAATACCGGCGTCGCGGTGTAGTTCAGGCCGCGGCTCTTGGCCGTCAGATAGGACGAGACCGACATCTCGCAGATGTCGAATTCGTTGCCCACCATGAAGCGCCGGTGGCGGTCGATGCCGTCCCGCCGCGGCGGCGCCATGCCGACCTCGAGTACCTTCAGGTCGATGCCCTCCGGGGGCGCGACCATTCCCATGAAAAACGGTACATGGCGGTCATATCGCTCAAGCGCCAGGGTCAATTCCGTCGCCATATCGAGTTCTCCTGCTCGTTGGGTCGCGATGCGTGACTTGGCATCGGACCGAGCCATGGGTCGAACCGGCCGTGCAAGGTCTCAAGGGGCCTGGTATTCGGAAAGCAGACTATCACAGGACGAGAAATCCGTCAGGATGCGCAGACACGCGAAGGTGGCGAAGTCCAGGCTCAGGGCGCCGTCGCGCCACAGCAACAAGGCCTTGTCCGGCGCGTGCCAGACGGAACCGGGGCTGCGCAGGTCGTCGGGGACCCTGACCAGGAAGAACCTCCTGGCGTCACCCGAATCCGGCGCGACCCAGTGGGTGAAGAAGCACAGCCGGCCCAGGTCGCAAGACAGCTTCTCGCGCGCCAGGAAATCGGCGAAGTCCACTCCCCGGCCGCTCAAGGCGTGACGTTCACGGGGCGGCACCCTTCGTCGCACTGGATCCGGGTGTTCACCCTTGACGGCGAAGAGAAGCCCCGTGGCGGCAAGAAGGACCCTGGCGGCGGCAACCCAACAGCCCGTGGCGTACGCTGGAGTCAACTCGGATCCCAACAGGCGGCGCGCCTCGGCCGCCGTCAGGTCGTGGCACCGCCGCAAGGTCGCCTGCGCGTAATCGCCGCTGTCGATACCACCCTCGGGCAACGACAGATTCCCACTGCCGGCACGCGCGGCCGCGGCGGAAGATGCCGAAAGCAGCACCTGAAGACCGAAGCGGCGGCTGTCCCGAACTGCGACCAGCCCGACCCGGTCGCCCCGCTCATCCATGGGCTTTCGGCCGCGAGTCCTGCCTGCCCCGGCGTTCGGGCACCGGAGGTCCCTTCAAGCCTTCCATATGGGCAGCCACAGGGGTTCCGCCAGCACGTAGTCCTTTTGCGCGATGCGCTCCAGGGCTTGGCGCAACTGGCCCACGCTGGTCTCTTCCAGGGTGATCACGAACGGCAGGATCTCGCGGGCCGCGGCTCCGCCCTTCCCTGCCCCCACGAGCCCCTCCAACTCTTCGTCCGTGTGCTGGAGCTGCCAGATCTCGGATACGTTGATCCTTTGGTCCCCGAATATCTGGCAAAGCTCGCCGACGATGCCGCTCTGGTCCCGCACCACGAAGCGAACGTAGAAGGAGCCCCTGAGGTCGTCCTGCGGACGCACCGAGTCCACCCCCGAGACGATGCTCTCCACCGGCAGAAAGGGTGCATCGCCGGAACGCAGCACCAGTTCCTGAACATCGCCCAGCACCGCCACCGCGGTGGCGCCACCGCCGGCCCCGGGTCCGGCGAACACGTAGTCCCAGTCACCCGCGTCGGGCGCTCCGCCGTCGCTGACCTGCCCCTTGAAGAACAGCGCGTTGGTGACGCCGTCGATGCTCGCGATGGGATGGCGTTCCGGCACCACCATGGGGCTCACCATGGCCTCCAGGGCGCCGTCGACGCCGCGCGCCAGGGCCACGGACTTGATGGTGGCGCGGCCCTTGCGCGCCGCATAGAGGAAGTCGATGGCGTGGATGCGCTCGATGCCCTTTCGGTGGATGGCGCCGGCCTGCAGGCGCGCGCCGAAGGTGACGGACGCCAACAGCAGCAGCTTGGCTTCGGCGTCGCGGCCGCTCACGTCGGCATCCGGATCGGCTTCGGCGTAACCCAATGCCTGGGCGGAAGCCAGCGCGTCCTCGTAGGACCGGCCCCGCTGTGCCATCTCCGTCAGGATGTAGTTGCTGGTGCCGTTCAACAGGCCGTAGACCGCCGCCGGCCGCTCGGCCGCGAGGCTCTGGGTGAGGGGTCCGATGATGGGGATGCCGCCGCCGACGCAGGCCTCGAAACGCACGGCCCGGCCGCTCTCCCGGGCCGCGGCCCAGATCTCCCTGCCGTGGGCCACGAGCAACGCCTTGTTGGCGGTGGCCACCGACTTGCCGTGGCGCAGCGCGTCGAGCACCCACTCCTTCTGGACGCGCAGGTCGGCGGGTCCTCCGGCGCCGAGCACCTCCACCACGACATCGACGTCGGGGTGACCGGTGACCGCGGCCGGATCGGTGGTGAAGAGTTGCGGCGACGCCGCGTACCCGGGCTTGCCCTCGGGCCGGCGCGTGAACACCTTGGTCACCTCGGCGTCCACGCCGAAACGCGCCAAGTGCCCCTTGACCACGAGATCGTGTACGGCGCCGCCGACGGTGCCGGCGCCGAGGATGCCGATGCGGACCGGAGACCCCATGACGCGCGCTATTCGGGCAGCATGCCCATGGCGTTGCGGATGGTACGAATCGCCTGCCGGGTGCGGTGTTCGTTCTCGATCAGGGCGAAGCGCACGTGCTGGTCGCCGTACTGGCCGAAACCGATGCCCGGGGAGACCGCCACCTTGGCTTCGTTGAGCAGGAACTTGGAGAACTCCACCGAGCCCATGGAGCGGTAGGGCGCCGGGATCTCGGCCCACACGAACATGGTAGCCTTGGGCTTGCGGATCATCCAGTTGAGCCGCGCCAAGCCGTCCACCAGCACGTCGCGCCGGTTCCGGTACTTCTCGGAGATCTCGTGCACGTCGTCATCCTGGTGGTTGAGGGCATGGATGGACGCGATCTGAACCGGCTGGAAAATGCCGTAGTCCATGTAGCTCTTGAGTCGCGCCAAGGCGTGGATCATGGTGGCGTTGCCCACGGCGAAGCCAACGCGCCAGCCGGGCATGTTGTAGCTCTTGGACATGGTGAAGAACTCGACGCCCACGTCCTTGGCGCCCGCGGCCTGAAGGAAGCTTGGAGGTTCGTAGCCGTCGAAGGTGAGGTCCGCGTAGGCCAGGTCGTGGATGACCAGAATCTCGTTCTCCTTGGCAAACTTCACGAT from Deltaproteobacteria bacterium includes these protein-coding regions:
- a CDS encoding taurine ABC transporter substrate-binding protein, giving the protein MATELTLALERYDRHVPFFMGMVAPPEGIDLKVLEVGMAPPRRDGIDRHRRFMVGNEFDICEMSVSSYLTAKSRGLNYTATPVFPRRLFSQNHMFVSTAAGIDKPSDLIGRKVCCRSFQTTMSVLAKGDLAFEYGVPWQELDWQTMSTELVDWPGRDAANLTTIDEPSAPDALIAGELAMMIHPHPPERLLEGVREGSVHRLFPDTKAECARYFKKYGDYPIMHVLVYKQEIADRHPDLPRALMDMWEDSKTQAAGFYDDPGYSELAFARNEFEEERTLFGTDIWPSGLAANRASVERFMKYLTDQTLIEAPYPVEELFHPSVLDT
- a CDS encoding homoserine dehydrogenase, coding for MGSPVRIGILGAGTVGGAVHDLVVKGHLARFGVDAEVTKVFTRRPEGKPGYAASPQLFTTDPAAVTGHPDVDVVVEVLGAGGPADLRVQKEWVLDALRHGKSVATANKALLVAHGREIWAAARESGRAVRFEACVGGGIPIIGPLTQSLAAERPAAVYGLLNGTSNYILTEMAQRGRSYEDALASAQALGYAEADPDADVSGRDAEAKLLLLASVTFGARLQAGAIHRKGIERIHAIDFLYAARKGRATIKSVALARGVDGALEAMVSPMVVPERHPIASIDGVTNALFFKGQVSDGGAPDAGDWDYVFAGPGAGGGATAVAVLGDVQELVLRSGDAPFLPVESIVSGVDSVRPQDDLRGSFYVRFVVRDQSGIVGELCQIFGDQRINVSEIWQLQHTDEELEGLVGAGKGGAAAREILPFVITLEETSVGQLRQALERIAQKDYVLAEPLWLPIWKA
- a CDS encoding aminotransferase class I/II-fold pyridoxal phosphate-dependent enzyme, with the protein product FSMGNPDMATPAPIVDKLVEAVQKPQNHRYSVSRGIYKLRVAICDWYQRRYGVSIDADDEAIVTIGSKEGLAHLVLAMIDPGDVVLCPSPTYPIHQYSVVIAGGDLRSIPLVSSEGFMEQLEEAIKQTWPRPKLLILNFPHNPTTEVVELEFFERIVKFAKENEILVIHDLAYADLTFDGYEPPSFLQAAGAKDVGVEFFTMSKSYNMPGWRVGFAVGNATMIHALARLKSYMDYGIFQPVQIASIHALNHQDDDVHEISEKYRNRRDVLVDGLARLNWMIRKPKATMFVWAEIPAPYRSMGSVEFSKFLLNEAKVAVSPGIGFGQYGDQHVRFALIENEHRTRQAIRTIRNAMGMLPE